The region CATCCAGTTCACGCCCGACCTCATGCCCAGCGACCTCATCGGCACCAACGTCTTTGACCCCAAAGCCGGGGAGTTCCGCCTTCGCAAGGGACCCATCTTTGCTGCGGTCCTCCTGGCCGACGAGATCAACCGTACGCCTCCCAAAACCCAGGCGGCGCTCCTGGAAGCGATGGAGGAGCGGCGCGTTACCATCGACGGCGAAGCGTTCCCGCTCCCGCAGCCTTTCGTCGTCTTCGCAACCCAAAACCCCATCGAATTCGAGGGAACCTACCCCCTCCCCGAAGCCCAGCAAGACCGGTTTCTGCTCAAGATCGTGCTTTCCTATCCGGAAGCTGAGACAGAAGTGGGCGTTCTTCGCCGGCACCACGCCGGCTTCCAGCCTCAGCACCTGGAGCAAGCCGGCGTCCAGCCCGTGCTGAACCTCGAGCAGCTCTCGGCTCTACAGGAACAAGTCCGAAAAGTCGCCGTCGAGGACAAGGTGTTCGACTACATCTATCAGATCGTGAGTGCGACCCGGAACTCCGCCAACATCCTCTATGGCGCCTCGCCGCGGGCCGGCATCGCCTTGCTCAACACCTCGAAGGCCCTGGCCGCCATGCGCGACCGAGAGTTCGTCATCCCGGACGACGTCAAGGAGCTCGCGCTCGCCGTCTTGAGGCACCGCGTGCTCTTGCGGCCCGAAGCGGAAATTGAGGGCTTGACCGTGGACAGCGTGCTTCAGAGCCTGATCGGAGCACAAATCGTTCCAAGATGAAGGTCGCACTGCTTCACCGACAGCCGTTCGGAGGCATCGCCACCTACGTCTCGCTCCTCGCGGCCGAACTCGCCAAGCACGACATTCAGGCCACGATTATCGAGGCGAGCATCCGCATTCCGGCCGAGACGGGCCTCCGAGTGGACAAAGGCGTCAGCGCCTGGCTGAAAGAGGCCGTGGGCGAGGCCGACCTGGTTCACGCATTTGGCTATCGCCCCGCTTGGGCATGCGGCGAGGCGTTCGGCTTCGACGAGGCCTGGGTCTACACCGCCTTCGACATCCCGAAAACCACCCACCCCCAACTGATCGACCGGCTCAACAGGTCGCAGTGCGGGACCTGCGCTTCCAACGCCATCTGGCGCTCCCTGGACAACTCCTTTGCGATGGACCTTTCGATCGTGTATCCAGGCGTCGTCACAGACCGCGAGACCGCGCTCACCAAGCAAGAGGCGCGGGCGCAGCTCGGCATCCCCGAATCGGCCCTTCTGGTTGGGGGAATGGGCCGTTGGGAGGTGGGCTGCGGCCTCCGCGAGCTGATCGATTCGATGGTGCATGTTCAAGCGGCCCATCCGGAGGCAAGGCTGGCGATCGCCGGGCAGGGCCCCGAGGAAGGGGAGCTCAGGCACCGCATCGAGGGCCTTGCCGACCCCGAACGGGTGCATCTACTGGGCCACGTGCCGGACGCAACGACCTTTCTTTCCGCCCTCGACCTCTTCGTCGCGCCGAAAGCCCGCGCGGGCACGAGCATGGGCGTTCTGGAGGCGATGGCGGAGGGCGTGCCCGTGCTCGTTCGCGGGGTCGATGGGCTACCGGAGCTCATCATCGAGGATGTCTCGGGGTTCGTCTTCGATAGCGACGAGGCCTTGGGAGCACGTATCACCGAGCTGCTGTCGATGGAAATGACACTTGAGACCGTCGGCAGAGCGGGCAGACTCAGGGCCCTCGAGCGATTCACGATCGAACAGAGCGCGCAGAGCATCGTCGAAATGTATCGAACGGTGACACAGGACCTTCTCTGATGGCGAACTTCCTTTTTGCCCTTGTCGCGGCCACCTGCCTTCAGGGCGCGGCCCAAGACGTCCCCAAGAGCTATCTGCCCGCAAAGCCCGCCCCGAACAAGGTGCTGGCCAAGGTGAACGGCGCGCCCATCACCTTTGCGGAGGCTGAGCGGCTCGCCGGCGACTGGAGGGCTTGGGAGGTTGTGCAGGACCTAATCGCCTACAAGATGCTTAATGGCGAGGCCAAGAAGCTGGGGGTTTCGGCAACGGCCGCCGAGGTCGAGGCGGAGCTCCAGAAACAGCTCGCCAACTACAGCAAGAACCTTCGCCAGGGCCAGACTTTGAACCAGGTACTGCGTGAATCGGGGTTTCCCCGTTCCCGATTGTGGCTGCGGGTGAAGAGCCAGATCCTGCTCGACAAGATCGTGCTGCGCGAGTTCAACGCGGCCGAGTTTGTGGACGTCTCGACGATCATGATCCCCGCCAAAAGCGAGCAGCTTTCTGACCTTCAAGAGGCGATCGAGGGGGCGAAGAAAGCCAGCCAGGACCTGGCGGCCGGAGTGAGCTGGGATACGGTGCTCAAGCGGTTCCAGACCGACCCTGAGGTATTGAAGACGCATGGGCACCTGGGTTGGCGCAGGCTCGCCGTCTTCCCCGAATCCATCCGAAAGGACCTTATGTCGCTTAAGGAAGGTGGAGCCACTAAGCCCGCCCAGACTAGCAACGGCATCCAGATCTTTCGCGTGGACCGGTGGGGGAAGGACGCCAAGGGCGAGGTCCTGAAGCAGCTTAGGGAAGAGCACGTGAACGCCTCGAGGCAGCCCGCGCTGGAGCGCATCCGCAAATCCGCCAAGATCGAGGAGTTTTGGGGGAAGTAGGAGGGCGCGGGGTTTAGGGTTCAGGGCGCGGGGTGCAGGGTTCAGGGTGTGAGGCGACGGTCTGGAACCACCTCGCCCCACAGGGGAGAGGTCAGTGAGCAACGCGAACTGGGTGAGGGGGCCGGAGAACTGAAGTCCGGGGTCTGGAACCACCTCGCCCCACAGGGGAGAGGTCAGTGAGCAACGCGAACTGGGTGAGGGGGCACTCCTCGTGCCTCCGCAGCTCTTTGCCTAAGGTCACTCCTACGCCGGCACGGAACCGGCGACTACGGCCTTACCTCGCATCTTGGCGAGAAAGCCCCAGGGGAGACGGCGGCCGTGAATATGCCATGGAGCGTCACGCATAGAGCGCGCCGGCACGGAACCGGCGACTACGGCCTTTCGCCAGAAAGTCCCTTTGTCCCTGCGCCCCTTTGTCCAGCGCATTCGTGTCATAATAGCGTTCCGTCCGAAATTCGGACTCCCCGGAACCATGAGCGACGAACTGAATCCCATCAATGCAGCGCGCGACAAGGAGCTTGGCCTCGGAGAGGGCAAGCAGCGCGGCCGCAAGCGCCGAAAGGTCAGCTATCTGACCCTGAACAAGATCGAATACGTCGATTACAAGGATTTTTCGGTCCTTCGCCGGTTCATCAACGATCGTGGCAAGATCCTTTCGTCGCGACAGACCGGCAACAACGCCAACCAGCAGCGCATGATCGCCCGCGCGATCCGCCGCGCGCGAGAATTGGCGCTCCTGCCGTTCGTGGTTACCGAGATGTCGGCCGACCGCCGGGAATACACGCCGCGCGGCCCGCGAAGGGATCGCAACTATGGCGCCCCGCGCGAGGAAGCCCAGGCCGAGGTGGCGACTGCACAAGCCGCTGCGCCCGCCCCCGAAGCTGCAGAAACCCCTGCGTCGGAGTAACGAACCTCTTCACCCAACACAAACGCCTCGATCCATGCGATCGAGGCGTTTGTGTTTCGTCCCTCAGGCACTTCACACAATCCCACTCCTTGTCAGGTCTTTGAGAACAATCAGCCCCAGCACCTTGCCGTCGCGGTCGAGCACCGGCATCTCGCCGATCTTCTTCGGAAGGTTCTGAAAGACCTCCAGCGCCTCGACGGCCAGCAAATCCGGGCTCACCGTAGCCGGATTCGGCGTCATCAGCTCCGCCGCTATCGCGGTTTTCGGGTCTGAACCGCTCAAGATGTGCCGTCGCAAGTCTCCGTCGCTGAACAGGCCCGCCAGACGCCCTTCTGAGTCCACCACGCAGGCGGCCCCGGCGCCCGCCTTGGTGATAGCCCGCAAAGCGTCCAGAATGGGCGTTTGAGGCCCACAAAGCGCAATGTCGGCATCCTTCCTCATCACGTCCATCACGCGCAGCAGGAGGCGCTTACCGAGCGTTCCGCTGGGGTGGAACCGAGCGAAGTCCTCAGAGCCAAACCGCCGCTCCTTCATCACGGCGATCGCCAGGGCGTCGCTCAGCGCGAGCATCACCGTGGTGCTGGTCGTGGGTGCGAGGTTGTTGGGGCAAGCCTCGTCGGTGACGAAGGTGTCAAGCGTAAGGTCCGCCAGTCTCGCCCCGCTGCTGTTCGCCCGACCCGTAATCAGGATCGTCTTGGCCCCGATCGTCTGAAGCGAGGGAAACAGCTTGATCAGTTCATCGGTCTCGCCGCTATGGCTGTAGAGGATCACGATGTCCCGGCTCGTGACCATGCCGAGGTCGCCGTGAACTGCCTCGGCGGCATGCAGGAACAGGCTGGGTGTTCCTGTACTGCTCAGCGTTCCGGCGGTCTTGCGGGCGATGTGGCCCGACTTGCCAACGCCGCATGTGATCACTCGCCCTGAACACCCCAGAATCCAGCGAACCGCGGTCTCGTAGGGCTCGCCGAGCGCGTCCGCAGCCTTGAGCACGGCGACGCCCTCCTGACGCAGGGCTTCGCGCACGGTGTCGAGGATCATGGCGGTTCAGTCTACCGTTTGCCCAAGATCGTCTTGCCGAACAGCGAGGCGATCCACTCGACCGCCGTTCGGGCGGTCTCGTTGTTGGCGTCGAAGATCGGGTTGATCTCCACGACATCCAGCCCCAAAAGCTCGTAGGGGCAATCGGGCGAGGCCATCACCTCGTGCAGGAACTCGCCCATCAGGTGCATCTCGCGATAGGTCAAGCCACCGCGCACCGCGGTCCCGGTTCCTGGAGCGAGGAACGGGTCGAGCGAGTCCACATCGAAGCTGATCCAAAGGCGTTTCTTGCCGCCCTCCCGCATCCAGCGATCGAACCGCTCGAGTTCATGCACGAGGCCGCGGCGGTCGATGTCGTACATCGTGGACGCGAACTGCCCGCTCAGGGAATGAAAATGCTCGGCCTCAGGGTCGTCCACATCGCGCAAGCCCACCCAGGCCACCTGGTTCGCCGAAAGCTTTCTGCCCCCCGTCATGGCGCTCTGAAGCTCGCCCCACTGCTTGTCCTTCACGCCTTCGCAACCGCTGGGAAAGCCCATCATCAGGCCGAGAGGCATGCCGTGGACGTTGCCGGAGGGGGTCGTCGCGGCCGTGTTCAAATCCGCGTGGGCGTCCACCCACAGCACCGCCAGTTCGTCTTGTGCGTACTCCAGCGCTGCCCCCAGAGTGCCCATCGCGATCGAGTGGTCGCCGCCCACCACCAGGGGCGTCGCGCCGCGCTCAAACGAGGCCAACACAGCCGCACGGCACTCCACGCAAGCGTGGCGCACCGCCTGAAAGCTCTTGATGCCCTTCTTGTCCTCTGAGTGGTTCGCCTGGGGCAGGTCGCCGACGTCGTGCGCAGAACGCTCGGAATGGGCCAACGCCTCGATGATGCCCCCGAGGCGCGCGGCTGCGGGCCCCATCCGACTCCCTTGTCGCTTGCCGCCGGCATCGAACGGCGCACCGATGACCTCGATCACGAGGCTCAGTTTACCGGGGCGAGTACACTGGAACCCATGTCGGGAGCCGTTGGGATCGTCGCAATCCAGGGCGACTTCGACATGCATTGGCGGGCCTTTCTCCGTTGCGGCGTGTCTGGGGACTCCCTGAAGCTCGTCAAGACCCCCGAGGACCTTGAGGGCGTGGGCCGCGTGGTGATTCC is a window of Armatimonadota bacterium DNA encoding:
- a CDS encoding MoxR family ATPase, with amino-acid sequence MTVASVTATLKSEIAKAIVGQDAAVDRAIVALLAGGHVLLEGVPGIAKTLLVRTLARAVDLPYGRIQFTPDLMPSDLIGTNVFDPKAGEFRLRKGPIFAAVLLADEINRTPPKTQAALLEAMEERRVTIDGEAFPLPQPFVVFATQNPIEFEGTYPLPEAQQDRFLLKIVLSYPEAETEVGVLRRHHAGFQPQHLEQAGVQPVLNLEQLSALQEQVRKVAVEDKVFDYIYQIVSATRNSANILYGASPRAGIALLNTSKALAAMRDREFVIPDDVKELALAVLRHRVLLRPEAEIEGLTVDSVLQSLIGAQIVPR
- a CDS encoding glycosyltransferase family 4 protein, translating into MKVALLHRQPFGGIATYVSLLAAELAKHDIQATIIEASIRIPAETGLRVDKGVSAWLKEAVGEADLVHAFGYRPAWACGEAFGFDEAWVYTAFDIPKTTHPQLIDRLNRSQCGTCASNAIWRSLDNSFAMDLSIVYPGVVTDRETALTKQEARAQLGIPESALLVGGMGRWEVGCGLRELIDSMVHVQAAHPEARLAIAGQGPEEGELRHRIEGLADPERVHLLGHVPDATTFLSALDLFVAPKARAGTSMGVLEAMAEGVPVLVRGVDGLPELIIEDVSGFVFDSDEALGARITELLSMEMTLETVGRAGRLRALERFTIEQSAQSIVEMYRTVTQDLL
- a CDS encoding peptidylprolyl isomerase — its product is MANFLFALVAATCLQGAAQDVPKSYLPAKPAPNKVLAKVNGAPITFAEAERLAGDWRAWEVVQDLIAYKMLNGEAKKLGVSATAAEVEAELQKQLANYSKNLRQGQTLNQVLRESGFPRSRLWLRVKSQILLDKIVLREFNAAEFVDVSTIMIPAKSEQLSDLQEAIEGAKKASQDLAAGVSWDTVLKRFQTDPEVLKTHGHLGWRRLAVFPESIRKDLMSLKEGGATKPAQTSNGIQIFRVDRWGKDAKGEVLKQLREEHVNASRQPALERIRKSAKIEEFWGK
- a CDS encoding KpsF/GutQ family sugar-phosphate isomerase, whose translation is MILDTVREALRQEGVAVLKAADALGEPYETAVRWILGCSGRVITCGVGKSGHIARKTAGTLSSTGTPSLFLHAAEAVHGDLGMVTSRDIVILYSHSGETDELIKLFPSLQTIGAKTILITGRANSSGARLADLTLDTFVTDEACPNNLAPTTSTTVMLALSDALAIAVMKERRFGSEDFARFHPSGTLGKRLLLRVMDVMRKDADIALCGPQTPILDALRAITKAGAGAACVVDSEGRLAGLFSDGDLRRHILSGSDPKTAIAAELMTPNPATVSPDLLAVEALEVFQNLPKKIGEMPVLDRDGKVLGLIVLKDLTRSGIV
- the rocF gene encoding arginase: MIEVIGAPFDAGGKRQGSRMGPAAARLGGIIEALAHSERSAHDVGDLPQANHSEDKKGIKSFQAVRHACVECRAAVLASFERGATPLVVGGDHSIAMGTLGAALEYAQDELAVLWVDAHADLNTAATTPSGNVHGMPLGLMMGFPSGCEGVKDKQWGELQSAMTGGRKLSANQVAWVGLRDVDDPEAEHFHSLSGQFASTMYDIDRRGLVHELERFDRWMREGGKKRLWISFDVDSLDPFLAPGTGTAVRGGLTYREMHLMGEFLHEVMASPDCPYELLGLDVVEINPIFDANNETARTAVEWIASLFGKTILGKR
- a CDS encoding 30S ribosomal protein S18 yields the protein MSDELNPINAARDKELGLGEGKQRGRKRRKVSYLTLNKIEYVDYKDFSVLRRFINDRGKILSSRQTGNNANQQRMIARAIRRARELALLPFVVTEMSADRREYTPRGPRRDRNYGAPREEAQAEVATAQAAAPAPEAAETPASE